One genomic region from Phragmites australis chromosome 1, lpPhrAust1.1, whole genome shotgun sequence encodes:
- the LOC133917154 gene encoding serine/threonine-protein phosphatase 5-like encodes MDDSSKLDVQKAEELKLRANDAFKANKFAQAIDLYTQSIELNSSNVVYWANRAFAHTKLEEYGSAVQDATKAIEIDPKYSKGYYRRGAAYLAMGKFKEALKDFQQVKRICPSDPDATRKLKECEKAVQKIRFEEAISAGHTETRSIADSIDYHTIEVESQYSGARIEGDAITLDFIKQMLDDFKRQKCIHKRYAFQMVLQARDLLRSMPTLVDVNVPNRGNFTVCGDVHGQFFDLLNIFELNGLPSEENPYLFNGDFVDRGSFSLEVILTLFAFKCLYPRAMYLARGNHESKSMNKIYGFEGEVKSKLSDIFVELFAEVFCCLPLAHVINNKVFVVHGGLFSVDGVKLSDIRAIDRFREPPEEGLMCEILWSDPQPQLGRGPSKRGVGLSFGADVTKRFLQENNLKLVVRSHEVKDEGYEIEHDGKLITVFSAPNYCDQMGNKGAFIRFTAPELKPDIVTFSAVPHPNVKAMAYANNFLRLFQ; translated from the exons ATGGATGATAGTTCAAAGTTAGATGTGCAAAAAGCCGAAGAACTCAAACTTAGGGCAAACGATGCCTTCAAGG CAAACAAGTTTGCTCAGGCAATAGATCTATATACTCAATCTATTGAGCTAAATAGTTCAAATGTGGTATATTGGGCGAACCGTGCATTTGCACATACAAAACTGGAGGAATATGGAAGTGCTGTGCAGGATGCAACAAAAGCTATCGAAATTGATCCTAAATATTCAAAG GGTTATTATAGACGAGGCGCGGCTTATCTTGCCATGGGGAAATTCAAGGAAGCCCTGAAGGATTTTCAGCAG GTGAAAAGAATATGCCCTAGTGATCCAGATGCCACTAGGAAGTTGAAAGAGTGCGAGAAAGCTGTCCAAAAAATTCGATTCGAAGAAGCAATTTCTGCAGGGCATACAGAAACCCGCTCTATAGCAGATTCTATTGATTATCACACAATAG AAGTTGAGTCACAGTATTCAGGAGCAAGAATTGAAGGAGATGCAATAACATTAGACTTCATCAAGCAGATGTTGGACGATTTTAAAAGGCAAAAATGTATACATAAAAG GTATGCATTCCAGATGGTGTTACAAGCTCGAGACTTGTTGCGATCAATGCCTACCCTCGTTGATGTGAATGTTCCAAACCGTGGTAATTTTACAGTGTGTGGTGATGTGCATGGCCAG TTTTTTGATCTGCTTAATATATTTGAGCTCAATGGGCTTCCATCTGAAGAAAATCCTTACTTATTCAATGGGGACTTTGTGGACAGAGGATCATTTTCTCTTGAAGTCATACTTACCCTTTTTGCATTCAAGTGCTTGTATCCAAGAG CTATGTATCTTGCAAGAGGAAACCATGAAAGCAAGAGCATGAACAAAATATACGGTTTTGAGGGAGAGGTGAAGTCCAAGTTGAGTGATATATTTGTTGAGCTGTTTGCTGAGGTATTTTGTTGCTTGCCTCTTGCTCATGTGATCAACAACAAGGTCTTTGTAGTTCATGGGGGCCTGTTTAGTGTTGATGGTGTGAAGCTATCTGATATTAGAGCTATTGATCGTTTTCGTGAGCCTCCTGAAGAAG GTTTAATGTGTGAAATACTATGGAGTGACCCTCAGCCTCAGCTTGGGAGAGGTCCAAGCAAACGAGGTGTAGGCCTTTCCTTTGGTGCAGACGTGACAAAGAGGTTTCTACAAGAAAACAATCTGA AACTTGTTGTCCGATCCCACGAAGTGAAGGATGAAGGCTATGAAATTGAACATGACGGAAAGCTTATTACAGTTTTCTCTGCTCCTAATTACTGTGACCAG ATGGGCAACAAAGGTGCATTTATTCGGTTCACTGCTCCAGAACTAAAGCCGGATATTGTTACTTTCTCAGCAGTG CCACACCCTAATGTCAAGGCAATGGCCTATGCAAACAATTTTCTCCGGCTTTTCCAATAG